The following are encoded together in the Lathyrus oleraceus cultivar Zhongwan6 chromosome 3, CAAS_Psat_ZW6_1.0, whole genome shotgun sequence genome:
- the LOC127130222 gene encoding uncharacterized protein LOC127130222, with protein sequence MDSDNSDNYDQEFWELVEEEFMDDSDEEQQLQNERRSGSSSRPKRRTTVDRGREEGHNRLFNDYFSENPVYTDVQFRRRFRMHRHVFLRIVDALGNHDEYFQMRVDATGKMGLSPLQKCTSAIRMLAYGSPADLVDEYVRISESTSIECLERFVKGVNVVFGAEYLRKLNNTDVEHLLQMGESRGFPGMLGSIDCMHWVWKNCPIAWKGQFCRGDHGKPTIMLEAVASQDLWIWHAFFGIAGSNNDINVLNQSNVFNDILEGRAPNVQYTINGTPYNMGYYLADGIYPESATFVKTISMPQGEKKKLFAQHQESARKDVERAFGVLQSRFAIIRGPVRAWHMDTLKHTIHACIILHNMIVEDERHTYGGNFDYSYDNVDINNSTTETFSDPHPNLATRLQRRASIQEKQVHRKLQGDLVEYIWERFGHEDDEI encoded by the coding sequence ATGGATTCAGACAATTCAGATAATTACGATCAAGAATTTTGGGAGTTGGTTGAAGAAGAATTTATGGACGACAGTGATGaagaacaacaacttcagaaTGAACGTCGATCTGGAAGTTCCTCTAGGCCAAAGAGAAGAACAACGGTAGATCGAGGTCGTGAAGAAGGGCACAATCGATTATTCAATGACTACTTCTCGGAAAACCCAGTATACACAGATGTTCAATTCCGAAGAAGGTTCAGAATGCATAGGCATGTATTTCTTCGGATTGTAGATGCCCTTGGAAATCATGATGAATATTTCCAAATGAGGGTCGATGCAACTGGTAAAATGGGTCTTTCACCATTGCAGAAATGTACATCTGCTATTCGTATGTTGGCGTATGGGTCTCCTGCTGACCTTGTAGACGAATATGTTCGAATCAGTGAAAGCACTTCAATTGAGTGCTTAGAAAGATTTGTTAAGGGTGTCAATGTTGTATTTGGCGCTGAGTATTTGAGAAAGCTTAACAACACTGATGTTGAACATCTTTTACAAATGGGGGAGTCACGTGGCTTTCCAGGTATGTTGGGTTCCATCGATTGTATGCATTGGGTATGGAAAAATTGTCCTATTGCATGGAAAGGACAATTTTGTCGAGGTGATCATGGTAAGCCCACAATCATGCTTGAAGCAGTGGCATCACAAGACTTATGGATTTGGCATGCTTTTTTTGGTATTGCAGGTTCAAACAATGACATTAATGTGCTAAACCAATCCAACGTGTTTAACGATATTTTGGAAGGACGTGCTCCCAATGTGCAATATACAATCAATGGGACACCATATAATATGGGGTATTATTTAGCAGATGGTATATATCCCGAGTCGGCTACATTTGTCAAGACTATTTCAATGCCACAGGgagaaaagaaaaaattatttGCTCAACATCAAGAATCGGCTAGAAAAGATGTGGAGCGagcatttggagtgcttcaatCTCGATTTGCAATTATACGTGGCCCAGTGCGTGCTTGGCACATGGACACTCTCAAGCATACCATACATGCCTGCATCATATTGCACAACATGATTGTGGAAGACGAACGACATACATATGGAGGTAATTTTGATTACTCTTATGATAATGTGGATATCAATAACTCAACAACTGAAACATTTAGCGATCCTCATCCGAATCTTGCAACAAGACTACAAAGAAGAGCAAGTATTCAAGAAAAACAAGTTCATCGTAAACTTCAAGGAGATCTAGTCGAATATATTTGGGAACGTTTTGGacatgaagatgatgaaatttaA
- the LOC127130223 gene encoding glutathione S-transferase T3-like — protein MQNYQNPNPQNSQIPPVPTNPAIFLPSPNNPNMYPISQMNSNSMEFSTQVPPFSTQVPPFSTHVGIEKGERVVVKKRSREQFTREEDILLIQSWLNVSKDPIVGVDQKAESFLLRIAASYNQYRGQLREKLGGQLKCRWHRINGMVQKFVGCYKIALKGKKSGTSETDVMADAHAIFAQDQGTTFNLEYAWRLLKDEAKWRIVEESIGSSAKITKTYASGASSENSDTTSSYEFNSSSPMERPMGQKAAKRKGKASEIPNATQDAKNKRAITMDRLAQAKEDELELRVVQMMMKDTSTMNDSQRDIHEKYCNKMEKNMECS, from the coding sequence ATGCAAAATTATCAAAATCCTAATCCTCAAAATTCTCAAATTCCACCGGTGCCAACAAACCCCGCCATATTTCTTCCGTCACCAAACAATCCAAATATGTATCCTATATCTCAAATGAATTCTAATAGTATGGAATTCTCTACTCAAGTTCCACCATTTTCTACTCAAGTCCCACCATTTTCTACTCATGTTGGTATTGAAAAAGGAGAAAGGGTTGTCGTTAAGAAAAGATCTCGAGAACAATTTACAAGGGAAGAGGATATACTACTTATCCAATCATGGCTCAATGTTTCAAAGGATCCAATTGTGGGAGTTGATCAAAAGGCTGAGAGTTTTTTGTTAAGAATTGCTGCTAGTTATAACCAATATCGTGGGCAATTGCGGGAAAAGTTAGGGGGACAGTTAAAATGTCGATGGCATAGAATAAATGGCATGGTTCAAAAATTTGTTGGGTGTTACAAAATTGCTCTTAAAGGAAAGAAAAGTGGGACATCCGAGACCGATGTCATGGCAGATGCACATGCTATTTTTGCTCAGGATCAAGGTACAACATTCAATCTTGAGTATGCATGGAGATTGTTAAAAGATGAAGCTAAATGGCGCATCGTCGAAGAATCGATTGGAAGTTCTGCAAAAATAACGAAGACTTATGCTAGTGGGGCATCATCGGAGAACTCAGATACAACTTCAAGTTATGAGTTTAACTCATCATCACCAATGGAGCGTCCAATGGGACAAAAAGCAGCAAAAAGGAAGGGTAAGGCATCAGAAATTCCAAATGCAACGCAAGATGCAAAGAATAAAAGAGCAATAACAATGGACAGACTTGCGCAAGCTAAGGAGGACGAGCTAGAATTAAGGGTAGTGCAAATGATGATGAAAGACACTTCTACTATGAACGATAGTCAACGAGATATTCATGAAAAATATTGTAATAAGATGGAAAAAAATATGGAATGTAGTTAG
- the LOC127130224 gene encoding uncharacterized protein LOC127130224 has translation MKMKMKMKNKRTCLKSMKKKKNNRTCIALALRDRPTLKSLSISRIDIFDANYITSHYIDSFVSLKGLNSLKFISSEIPDYLLYSIAREGLRLKTFVLEDCYCYSYHGIYDLLSKVHRIQYLGLQGVDFLTNHQFSRLSLFIPDLVSINLSDCFKLTESALFALIKNCHSLAEITIENIYIDRESLENSNTFKDFDVNPQLKFLHFTHNSFINDDIILLFASIFPNLQLLDLSYCYDISEKSICQVLSKCGKVTHLNLTNGKKVRRLKMNSLVHPLEVLNLSGTRVDDKTLFEISNSCVGLLQLLNMSQERECCVWLKNADK, from the exons atgaagatgaagatgaagatgaagaacaagAGAACTTGTCTCAAATctatgaagaagaagaagaataacAGAACTT GCATTGCTTTGGCTCTCCGTGATAGACCAACATTAAAATCATTATCGATTTCCCGGATTGATATATTTGATGCAAATTACATTACTTCACATTACATTGATTCCTTCGTAAGTTTGAAGGGTTTGAATTCTCTTAAGTTCATCTCTTCTGAGATCCCTGATTATTTGCTTTACTCTATTGCAAGAGAAGGTCTTCGTTTGAAGACTTTTGTTCTTGAAGATTGTTACTGCTATAGTTACCATGGAATTTATGATTTATTATCCAAGGTTCACCGGATACAATATTTGGGTCTTCAAGGGGTTGATTTTCTAACTAATCATCAATTTTCTCGATTGTCTTTGTTTATTCCTGATTTGGTATCTATAAATCTTAGTGATTGTTTCAAACTCACAGAATCAGCTTTGTTTGCGCTCATTAAAAACTGTCATTCACTTGCTGAGATCACAATTGAAAACATATATATTGACAGAGAAAGTTTAGAAAATTCTAATACTTTCAAAGATTTTGATGTCAACCCTCAACTAAAGTTTCTACACTTTACTCACAATTCATTTATAAACGATGATATCATCCTATTATTTGCTTCCATTTTTCCCAATTTGCAGCTTCTTGATTTGAGTTATTGCTATGACATATCTGAAAAAAGTATTTGTCAAGTTCTAAGTAAATGTGGTAAGGTTACACATTTGAATTTGACCAACGGTAAAAAAGTGAGACGACTTAAAATGAACTCTCTAGTTCATCCGTTAGAGGTGTTGAACTTATCTGGTACAAGGGTTGATGATAAAACCCTCTTTGAGATCTCAAATAGCTGTGTTGGGCTTTTGCAACTATTAAATATGTCACAAGAAAGGGAGTGTTGCGTATGGTTGAAAAATGCAGACAAGTGA